A stretch of the Malus domestica chromosome 08, GDT2T_hap1 genome encodes the following:
- the LOC103448636 gene encoding cytochrome c oxidase subunit 6b-1-like, with protein MAETQADKIQTLAEQYALEKDVGAKPVEVKEVVSEKPEEAPAASAAAAEESSEVTPAVEVSSEASPTAATEEGTETNPTSEAAAEESSDSTENSGDQEIVEETPEIKIETAPADFRFPTTNQTRHCFTRYIEYHRCIAAKGEDAPECDKFAKFYRSLCPGEWVERWNEQRENGTFPGPL; from the exons ATGGCGGAGACGCAAGCCGACAAAATCCAAACCCTAGCTGAG CAATACGCATTGGAGAAAGATGTGGGTGCCAAGCCTGTCGAAGTAAAAGAAGTTGTTTCTGAGAAACCTGAGGAAGCACCTGCTGCTTCTGCTGCTGCAGCAGAAGAAAGCTCTGAAGTTACACCAGCTGTTGAAGTAAGCAGTGAAGCTAGTCCTACTGCTGCTACTGAAGAAGGCACTGAAACCAATCCTACCTCTGAAGCTGCTGCTGAAGAAAGCAGTGATAGTACTGAAAACTCAGGTGACCAAGAAATAGTTGAAGAGACACCTGAAATTAAG ATTGAGACGGCACCAGCAGATTTCCGTTTCCCAACTACTAACCAGACAAGGCATTGCTTTACCCGATATATAGAGTATCATCG GTGCATAGCTGCAAAGGGGGAAGATGCTCCGGAGTGTGACAAATTTGCAAAGTTTTACCGCTCTCTTTGCCCTGGTGAATGG GTTGAGAGATGGAACGAGCAAAGGGAGAACGGAACTTTTCCAGGTCCCCTGTAG
- the LOC103448637 gene encoding histone H3.3, whose protein sequence is MARTKQTARKSTGGKAPRKQLATKAARKSAPTTGGVKKPHRYRPGTVALREIRKYQKSTELLIRKLPFQRLVREIAQDFKTDLRFQSHAVLALQEAAEAYLVGLFEDTNLCAIHAKRVTIMPKDIQLARRIRGERA, encoded by the exons ATGGCCCGTACCAAGCAAACCGCTCGCAAGTCCACCGGAGGCAAGGCTCCAAGGAAGCAACTTGCTACCAAG GCTGCTAGGAAATCAGCCCCTACCACCGGAGGCGTGAAGAAGCCCCACAGATACCGCCCTGGAACTGTTGCTCTTCG TGAAATCCGCAAGTACCAGAAGAGCACAGAGCTGCTGATCAGGAAGCTCCCGTTCCAGAGGCTGGTTCGTGAAATTGCGCAGGACTTCAAGACTGACCTGCGTTTCCAGAGCCATGCTGTCTTGGCACTGCAGGAGGCTGCCGAGGCGTACCTCGTCGGGCTGTTTGAGGACACTAACCTGTGCGCCATTCATGCCAAGCGCGTCACTATCATGCCGAAGGATATCCAACTTGCCAGGAGAATCCGCGGTGAGAGGGCTTAA